The region CCACGGAGTCGGTCAGACTCGTATGCCCTACCTAAATCAGCAGCCCGAGGAACGCATCCTGCCCGATGGCCGCGTTATTGCCCTTAACGATCAGCACATTTGGGGGCCAGCGAAATGCTTCTGTGAATACGATCTGTACACGACCCGTTTCGGCGATACTTTCAACGATGAAATAGAGAAGTTTTTATTTGGCTCTATCGATACTAGAGGAGCAATTGCAGTACGTGCATTTGCAAACGGTGATCCTTCTGCGATACACGAAAATTTTACGGACTTTTTCGAATACATGGATGCGCAAAAACTACGCATGTTGATTTGCTCGCGGAATTGACCCTCTCCAATTGATCCACCTTCCAGCGTCTTGCGAAGGCTGCCACGCGATCGTACGACCCCTCATAACCCAAGGATCGCAGCTCTAAGTGGAGCTGCTTTAAGGTACGGCGCTGCTTGCGTGATTTGACCGCCTCGGTCTTTAACCACGCTGAGAGTTTTAGTGTGTATTTATCTAGAGAGCTCCGGGGACGCCTATCTGCATAGGCTGGCTCGATGGTTTCAGCGCGGATATACCGCCTGACGGTGTTGCGTGAGATGCCCAAACGTCTGGATATCTCTCGCAATGAGACCTGGTCACGAAGGTGCCAGCGTCGAATAATGCCTAATAATGCCACGTCGATCACTCCGATCTCCTGCTTATGGTCATAAGCAGAATTGTGTTCTATACGTGGGTCAATTCTCGGTGCAATTTATGCGGCAAAGTGGGTCAATTTTCGGCGCAAATCAACACTAGTGTAGGGAAGATGTCCATTTCTAGGCGATGAAGAATGTTTGCAGCATGTTTCGGTGTCCATCGATCATAGTTAGTCTTGTGCCACTCACGTGCCATGATCTCGAAAGTGTTTGAGCTATTTAAAATTTGACTTTGCTTTTCGCTGCGTTTTTTCTCTGAAGGATCGACCCCGTTAATCAGCAAGCGTTTTGCCTCATCACGTTTTTCACGTGCATCAGCAAGCGAAAAGATGGGGTACTTTCCAAT is a window of Herbaspirillum hiltneri N3 DNA encoding:
- a CDS encoding tyrosine-type recombinase/integrase, whose amino-acid sequence is MPLTDVACRSAKPKDKDYKIADSGGLFLLVQPNGSKFWRLKYRYLQKEKLLSIGKYPIFSLADAREKRDEAKRLLINGVDPSEKKRSEKQSQILNSSNTFEIMAREWHKTNYDRWTPKHAANILHRLEMDIFPTLVLICAEN